One genomic window of Conger conger chromosome 9, fConCon1.1, whole genome shotgun sequence includes the following:
- the stpg1 gene encoding O(6)-methylguanine-induced apoptosis 2: MTVSCDCLSSRLPRNTASMSTKYQNKSMRNAERRGFSVQTRRFDPEESQNGNPGPGAYMSHSPPEVSSPSFSKRGAGGLATQAARIPPSRQRHTPGPNTYNLQSSLLLKHCFSQVGSSAFQPPIAVTTETFKNITPAPNQYKVSFNGIDRNTAGSTQSVFLSKTGRSNPYSNISDWPSPCEYSVTDAFTRPQPRVPFSCFKSNSARILCSATSQVPGPGTYNPHEPPEPPTRAILPRGHYLCLSAPAVPPPKAAPFPGPGQYNIPPCDAPPNMPMPGTVFLSRKSRWVNPATGRGFPAPGPGYYDPAEPVKQSFLYNQLKKWVPA, from the exons ATGACAGTGTCCTGTGACTGCCTGA GTTCACGACTTCCTCGGAATACGGCTTCCATGTCTACAAAGTATCAGAATAAATCAATGCGGAATGCTGAGAGAAGAGGGTTTTCTGTGCAGACCCGGAGGTTCGATCCTGAAGAGAGTCAG AATGGAAACCCGGGACCAGGCGCGTATATGTCTCACAGCCCTCCTGAGGTCAGCAGCCCCTCATTCTCTAAGAGAGGCGCGGGAGGTCTGGCCACGCAG GCTGCTCGAATCCCACCCTCGCGCCAGCGGCACACCCCCGGGCCCAACACTTACAACCTGCAGTCCTCTCTGCTCCTGAAACACTGCTTCAGCCAGGTCGGATCCAGCGCGTTCCAGCCTCCCATCGCCGTGACGACGGAGACCTTCAAAAACATCACACCCGCCCCCAACCAATATAAG GTGTCCTTCAATGGGATCGACAGAAACACTGCAGGGTCCACacagtctgtgtttctgtccaaAACAGGACGAAGTAACCCGTATTCTAACATTTCAGATTGGCCATCCCCAT GTGAGTACAGCGTGACCGACGCCTTCACCAGGCCACAACCCAGGGTGCCCTTCTCCTGCTTCAAGTCCAACTCCGCCCGGATCCTCTGCTCAGCAACGAGCCAGGTGCCCGGCCCCGGAACCTACAACCCCCACGAGCCCCCCGAGCCCCCAACGAGGGCCATCCTACC GAGGGGGCACTACTTGTGTCTGTCTGCTCCTGCTGTCCCACCCCCaaaggctgcacctttcccagGCCCTGGCCAATACAACATCCCCCCCTGTGATGCTCCGCCCAATATGCCCATGCCCGGGACTGTGTTCTTGTCTAGGAAGAGCAGATGGGTCAATCCAGCCACAGGAAGGGGTTTCCCTGCCCCCGGCCCAG GTTACTATGACCCTGCAGAGCCAGTGAAACAGTCCTTCCTCTACAATCAGCTGAAGAAGTGGGTCCCTGCATGA
- the LOC133136901 gene encoding four and a half LIM domains protein 3-like, giving the protein MSERFDCAGCKQSLYGHKFIETDDRSPHCISCYNKMFTHTCAECNELIQHNVRELSYDDRHYHEQCLRCTRCSQSLADERFTRHGKALLCNACFQNEFSSVCAACKETIQPGGKKLEYKGQTWHEACFVCQGCQQPIGGKAFVPDDDGHYCSPCYENKFAPRCSRCKLVLLTGGVTYRDEAFHRHCFVCGGCGVELAGKQFTTQDDSPYCVQCFTKTYAQKCEVCSEPITGFGEGKFVSFGERHWHHTCFSCSRCSASLVGVGFFQENDLILCRDCSTQP; this is encoded by the exons atgaGCGAGCGGTTTGACTGCGCTGGCTGTAAGCAGTCCCTGTACGGACACAAGTTCATCGAGACAGATGACAGATCCCCCCACTGTATCTCCTGCTACAATAAGATGTTCACCCACACCTGTGCAGAGTGCAATGAGTTGATCCAGCACAATGTCCGG GAGCTGTCCTATGACGACAGGCACTACCACGAGCAGTGCCTGCGCTGCACCCGCTGCAGCCAATCCCTGGCGGACGAGCGTTTCACCCGCCACGGGAAGGCACTGCTCTGCAACGCCTGCTTCCAGAACGagttctcctctgtgtgtgcggCCTGCAAGGAGACCATCCAGCCAG GCGGCAAGAAGCTGGAGTACAAGGGCCAGACCTGGCACGAGGCCTGCTTCGTCTGCCAGGGCTGCCAGCAGCCCATCGGAGGCAAGGCCTTCGTGCCCGACGACGACGGCCACTACTGCTCGCCGTGCTACGAGAACAAGTTCGCCCCGCGCTGCAGCCGCTGCAAACTG GTGCTGCTGACAGGCGGCGTGACCTATCGCGACGAGGCGTTTCACAGGCACTGCTTCGTGTGCGGGGGCTGTGGGGTTGAGCTGGCGGGGAAGCAGTTCACCACCCAGGACGACAGTCCCTACTGCGTCCAGTGCTTCACCAAAACCTATGCCCAGAAGTGTGAGGTCTGCAGTGAGCCAATCACAG GTTTCGGGGAGGGGAAGTTTGTGTCCTTCGGGGAGCGCCACTGGCACCATACCTGTTTCTCCTGCTCCCGCTGCTCCGCGTCTCTGGTGGGCGTCGGCTTCTTCCAGGAGAATGACCTGATTCTGTGCCGTGATTGCAGCACCCAGCCTTAG